One region of Ornithinibacter aureus genomic DNA includes:
- a CDS encoding Lrp/AsnC family transcriptional regulator, with product MHELLTEEPDTREDHRDPGDQGDAALQVRPLGQGALHRVGLSPSPCLRRVRRLEERGVILGYSARIDPAAVGRQFVVNVDFELAGQGKGLLQEFEQALASYDEVVQCRRMLGRPDYQALVAVADLETYERFMTEELMALPNLGRLESRFVMKTVKSDLTV from the coding sequence GTGCACGAGTTGCTCACCGAGGAGCCCGACACCCGCGAGGATCATCGCGACCCCGGCGACCAGGGCGACGCCGCGTTGCAGGTGCGGCCGCTGGGCCAGGGTGCGCTGCACCGGGTGGGGCTCAGCCCGTCGCCGTGCCTGCGGCGGGTGCGGCGCCTCGAGGAGCGCGGCGTCATCCTCGGGTACTCAGCACGCATCGACCCCGCGGCGGTGGGGCGGCAGTTCGTCGTGAACGTCGACTTCGAGCTGGCCGGACAGGGCAAGGGGTTGCTCCAGGAGTTCGAGCAGGCCCTGGCCTCGTACGACGAGGTCGTGCAGTGCCGGCGCATGTTAGGGCGCCCCGACTACCAGGCCCTCGTCGCCGTGGCCGACCTCGAGACCTACGAGAGGTTCATGACCGAGGAGCTCATGGCGCTGCCGAACCTCGGGCGGCTCGAGTCGCGGTTCGTCATGAAGACGGTGAAGTCGGACCTCACCGTCTGA
- a CDS encoding SPFH domain-containing protein, giving the protein MGILVMIVLLLALTGASLATWFATRPEAGANETGSGAAASDEGADEQADGEDPASEGDEGADDERRSRSRGRPSVDVDGRRVLHRLAGFAAVGFAVVTVAYTAAMSFTVVPVQQVGIPVTFGTPGSPMNNGIHPKLPWTTVTLMDGTVQIDDNLGDRRTEIRLGNQSIAYVQNNVRWRIRPEAADRLFRDHQTFERIGTALEEPELAAALNAALQDYNPLGTVTGSEKTRDEIATEVRARLNDKLGDRLLIESVTIPVINFDQETQDRINRYQTEIGNTRIAEQRKLTATAEAAANSILAKSVSDQPNVLVSRCLDTLNEMVSRGQAIPVGFSCWPGGSNAGGVIVDNTTGTTAK; this is encoded by the coding sequence GTGGGAATCCTCGTGATGATCGTGCTGCTCCTTGCCCTGACGGGCGCATCCCTGGCGACCTGGTTCGCCACCCGACCAGAGGCGGGTGCGAACGAAACGGGTTCGGGTGCAGCGGCATCCGACGAGGGCGCCGACGAGCAAGCGGACGGCGAGGACCCGGCATCCGAGGGCGACGAGGGTGCCGACGACGAGCGGCGGTCCCGATCGCGTGGCCGACCGAGCGTGGACGTGGACGGGCGCCGTGTCCTGCACCGCTTGGCCGGGTTCGCCGCGGTGGGGTTCGCCGTGGTGACCGTGGCCTACACGGCCGCGATGTCGTTCACTGTCGTCCCCGTGCAGCAGGTCGGCATCCCCGTCACGTTCGGGACCCCCGGCAGCCCGATGAACAACGGCATCCACCCCAAGTTGCCCTGGACGACCGTCACCCTCATGGACGGCACGGTCCAGATCGACGACAACCTCGGGGACCGGCGCACCGAGATCCGGCTGGGGAACCAGTCGATCGCGTACGTGCAGAACAACGTGCGCTGGCGGATCCGGCCCGAGGCGGCCGACCGACTGTTCCGGGACCACCAGACCTTCGAGCGGATCGGCACCGCGCTCGAGGAGCCCGAGCTCGCTGCCGCCCTCAACGCCGCGCTGCAGGACTACAACCCGCTGGGCACCGTCACCGGCTCGGAGAAGACCCGCGACGAGATCGCGACCGAGGTGCGTGCGCGCCTGAACGACAAGCTGGGTGACCGGCTGCTCATCGAGTCGGTGACCATCCCGGTCATCAACTTCGACCAGGAGACCCAGGACCGGATCAACCGGTACCAGACCGAGATCGGCAACACCCGCATCGCCGAGCAGCGCAAGCTGACCGCGACGGCCGAGGCCGCGGCGAACTCGATCCTCGCGAAGTCGGTCTCCGACCAGCCCAACGTCCTGGTGTCGCGCTGCCTCGACACGCTCAACGAGATGGTCAGCCGGGGCCAGGCGATTCCGGTCGGCTTCTCGTGCTGGCCGGGCGGATCGAACGCCGGCGGCGTGATCGTCGACAACACCACCGGGACTACCGCCAAGTAA
- a CDS encoding Fpg/Nei family DNA glycosylase encodes MPELPEVQALVDFLRVRTEGLVVTGVELGSISVLKTFSPPPQALVGAPVDGVARHGKFLDLDCGGTHLVFHLARAGWLRWSDAIPATVLRPGKSPIALRVRFDDGSGFDLTEAGTKKSLAAYIVGDVSAVPRIVSLGPDPLGDDFTLEVFSQIAASHRMQIKGMLRDQSIIAGVGNAYSDEVLHVAKLSPFALAVNLSPDEVERLYRALRGTLAAAVATASGKPAKELKDAKRAGMRVHGRTGEVCPECGDVVREVSFADSSLQYCATCQTGGKPLADRRTSKFLK; translated from the coding sequence ATGCCCGAGCTTCCCGAGGTGCAGGCCCTCGTCGACTTCCTGCGTGTTCGCACCGAGGGCCTGGTCGTCACCGGGGTCGAGCTCGGGTCGATCTCGGTGCTGAAGACGTTCAGCCCACCACCCCAGGCGCTCGTCGGTGCGCCCGTGGACGGGGTCGCCCGACACGGCAAGTTCCTCGACCTCGACTGCGGCGGTACGCACCTGGTGTTCCACCTGGCCCGGGCTGGCTGGCTGCGCTGGTCCGATGCCATCCCGGCGACGGTGCTGCGCCCGGGGAAGTCACCGATCGCGCTGCGGGTGCGCTTCGACGACGGCTCTGGCTTCGACCTCACCGAGGCGGGCACGAAGAAGTCGCTTGCGGCCTACATCGTCGGGGACGTCAGCGCGGTGCCGCGCATCGTCTCGCTGGGCCCCGACCCGCTCGGTGACGACTTCACGCTCGAGGTCTTCTCGCAGATCGCGGCGTCGCACCGCATGCAGATCAAGGGGATGCTGCGCGACCAGTCGATCATCGCTGGCGTCGGCAACGCCTACTCCGACGAGGTGCTGCACGTGGCGAAGCTGTCGCCGTTCGCCCTCGCGGTCAACCTGTCGCCGGACGAGGTCGAGAGGTTGTACCGGGCACTTCGGGGGACGTTGGCCGCAGCGGTGGCCACGGCATCCGGCAAGCCTGCCAAGGAGCTCAAGGACGCCAAGCGTGCGGGGATGCGGGTGCACGGGCGCACCGGTGAGGTCTGCCCCGAGTGCGGTGACGTGGTGCGCGAGGTGTCGTTCGCCGACTCGTCGCTGCAGTACTGCGCGACGTGCCAGACCGGTGGCAAGCCGCTGGCCGATCGGCGCACGAGCAAGTTCCTCAAGTAG
- a CDS encoding ABC-F family ATP-binding cassette domain-containing protein, giving the protein MSADLVVKNLAGGHGHRTLFEGLGFTVAPGDVVGVVGANGAGKTTLLRILAGDLAPLEGSVSTAPTDAFVGWLPQEHERMPGETVGAYVARRTGAAAATASMEAAAAALGAAEATRADEDAFAKALDHWQACGAADLDERLPPLLADLGLTVGADALMTSLSGGQAARAALAALLLSRFDVVLLDEPTNDLDLAGLERLENFVRGLRSGVVLVSHDREFLSRVVTRVVELDLAQHQVAVYDGGYDAFLAERAVARRHAREAYEEFADKKADLVARARTQREWSSQGVRNAIRKAPDNDKIRRKASVESSEKQAQKVRQMESRIARLDEVEEPRKEWALQFTIGSAPRSSSVVATLSDASVTLGTFTFGPASVQVSAGDRIGVTGPNGAGKTTLLRLLLGHLTPDAGRASLGASVAVGEIDQSRTGLAEDLALGDAFEAALPQMTPADVRTLLAKFGLKSDQVTSLVRALSPGERTRAAMALLQARGVNLLVLDEPTNHLDLPAIEQLEQALDSYDGSLLLVSHDRRMLDTVRLDQRWHVEDGQVTVRQTG; this is encoded by the coding sequence GTGAGTGCCGACCTCGTCGTGAAGAACCTCGCGGGGGGCCACGGCCACCGCACCCTGTTCGAGGGCCTGGGTTTCACCGTCGCCCCGGGTGACGTCGTCGGGGTCGTCGGCGCCAACGGAGCGGGCAAGACCACCCTGCTGCGCATCCTCGCCGGCGACCTGGCTCCGCTCGAGGGGTCGGTGTCGACCGCACCGACCGACGCCTTCGTCGGGTGGTTGCCCCAGGAACACGAGCGGATGCCGGGGGAGACGGTGGGCGCGTACGTCGCCCGCCGCACGGGCGCGGCCGCCGCCACGGCATCCATGGAAGCGGCTGCCGCCGCCCTCGGCGCGGCCGAGGCGACCCGGGCCGACGAGGACGCCTTCGCCAAGGCGCTCGACCACTGGCAGGCCTGCGGCGCCGCCGACCTCGACGAGCGCCTCCCGCCGCTGCTGGCCGACCTGGGGCTGACCGTGGGGGCCGACGCCCTGATGACCTCGCTGTCCGGGGGGCAGGCGGCGCGGGCGGCCCTGGCCGCACTCCTGCTCAGCCGGTTCGACGTCGTGCTGCTCGACGAGCCGACCAACGACCTCGACCTCGCGGGGCTCGAGCGGCTGGAGAACTTCGTCCGGGGCCTGCGGTCGGGAGTCGTGCTCGTGTCGCACGACCGCGAGTTCCTGTCACGGGTGGTCACCCGCGTCGTCGAGCTCGACCTCGCGCAGCACCAGGTGGCGGTGTACGACGGTGGCTACGACGCGTTCCTCGCCGAACGGGCAGTCGCCCGGCGGCACGCGCGCGAGGCCTACGAGGAGTTCGCCGACAAGAAGGCCGACCTCGTGGCCCGCGCCCGCACCCAGCGCGAGTGGAGCTCGCAGGGGGTGCGCAACGCCATCAGGAAGGCGCCCGACAACGACAAGATCCGGCGCAAGGCGTCGGTCGAGTCCTCGGAGAAGCAGGCGCAGAAGGTGCGCCAGATGGAGTCGCGCATCGCCCGGCTCGACGAGGTCGAGGAGCCCCGCAAGGAGTGGGCGCTGCAGTTCACCATCGGCAGCGCACCCCGGTCGAGCTCGGTCGTCGCGACCCTGTCCGACGCGTCGGTGACGCTGGGCACGTTCACGTTCGGCCCGGCATCCGTGCAGGTCAGCGCCGGTGACCGGATCGGCGTCACGGGGCCGAACGGCGCCGGCAAGACCACCCTGCTGCGCCTGCTCCTCGGCCATCTCACGCCGGATGCCGGCCGCGCGAGCCTGGGTGCGTCGGTGGCGGTCGGGGAGATCGACCAGTCCAGAACGGGTCTGGCAGAGGACCTTGCGCTCGGGGATGCCTTCGAGGCGGCCCTGCCGCAGATGACCCCGGCCGACGTGCGCACGCTGCTGGCGAAGTTCGGGCTCAAGTCCGACCAGGTGACGAGCCTCGTGAGGGCGCTCTCTCCCGGTGAACGCACCCGGGCGGCGATGGCGCTGCTGCAGGCTCGCGGGGTGAACCTGCTCGTGCTCGACGAGCCGACCAACCACCTCGACCTGCCCGCGATCGAACAGCTGGAGCAGGCGCTCGACAGCTATGACGGGTCGCTGCTCCTGGTCTCCCACGACCGGCGGATGCTCGACACCGTGCGCCTCGATCAGCGCTGGCACGTCGAGGACGGCCAGGTCACGGTCAGACAGACCGGCTGA
- a CDS encoding zinc metalloprotease: MSFTDPIRHNPRIPLDPRFPRVPTDLDPQGPVKGRRGNRCGTMEEHRQLVRLDPEYRWRRDQIEKDVQQWIDAFGEEGSRTGIIRIPVVVHVIWHTAAENISDAQIHSQIDVLNADFRRLNADAGSVPSAFAGVAADARIEFALAVRGPGCAVTTGITRTETSVTGWTRNQTGMLSAAGGGHDPWDVTKYLNVWVCNYTDGLLGKGSFPGMPNQGVRCHYRAFGSTGTLSAPYDLGRTMVHEVGHYLNLNHIWGDDGSLCSGTDNVDDTPNQADEHYGTPTFPQVSCSNGPDGDMFMNYMDYTDDAGMFMFTAGQSARMDATLHTARTGLLASDGLVPSSGAVNDLWAKDTSDDDGAEPNPSGQPMWVSDDIWVRNDNNGIANQDHQNPEHGSGTTSVYVRVRNRGCSGSSSGTVRLYWAKASTGLAWPAPWDGSVTSPALMGDEIGSAAVSVSAGDDEILAFPWSPPDPADYASFGADRGHFCLLARIETGPAPDFGMSSPETGNLYANVQQNNNIVWKNITVVDEDTDGRVSAAIVANYGREATKVHVVFRAPRRERSMLDWGEVWLEPTDELRELWKASGGESQGLEEIGDGRFRIVGRKASLGPIALEPGQLGALGLRFVPTRKERLGAGIVALDVWQMEADRGEPVGGQRFVVKLRADRRGIVLDQPKVRHDGIGWIRPRSANRLGSLVGRVLGGGGGIRGTTHGARVNSRGASNSSGSDCDTCH; encoded by the coding sequence ATGTCCTTCACCGATCCCATCCGCCACAACCCGCGCATCCCCCTCGACCCCCGCTTCCCGAGGGTCCCCACCGACCTCGACCCGCAGGGCCCCGTCAAGGGCCGGCGGGGCAACCGCTGCGGGACCATGGAGGAGCACCGCCAGCTCGTGCGGCTGGACCCCGAGTACCGCTGGCGCCGCGACCAGATCGAGAAGGACGTCCAGCAGTGGATCGACGCCTTCGGTGAGGAGGGGTCGCGCACCGGCATCATCCGCATCCCCGTCGTCGTGCACGTCATCTGGCACACCGCCGCCGAGAACATCAGTGACGCCCAGATCCACTCGCAGATCGACGTGCTCAACGCCGACTTCCGGCGGCTGAACGCGGATGCCGGGAGCGTCCCCTCCGCGTTCGCCGGGGTCGCCGCCGACGCCAGGATCGAGTTCGCCCTCGCCGTGCGCGGCCCGGGGTGCGCGGTCACGACCGGCATCACCCGCACCGAGACCTCGGTCACCGGGTGGACCCGCAACCAGACGGGGATGCTGTCCGCCGCCGGAGGGGGCCACGACCCGTGGGACGTCACGAAGTACCTCAACGTCTGGGTGTGCAACTACACCGACGGGCTGCTCGGCAAGGGCAGCTTCCCCGGCATGCCGAACCAGGGGGTGCGCTGCCACTACCGGGCGTTCGGCTCGACGGGCACCCTCAGCGCGCCCTACGACCTCGGCCGCACGATGGTCCACGAGGTGGGGCACTACCTGAACCTCAACCACATCTGGGGCGACGACGGCAGCCTGTGCAGCGGCACCGACAACGTCGACGACACCCCGAACCAGGCCGACGAGCACTACGGCACGCCGACGTTCCCGCAGGTGTCGTGCAGCAACGGCCCGGACGGGGACATGTTCATGAACTACATGGACTACACCGACGACGCCGGCATGTTCATGTTCACCGCGGGGCAGAGCGCGCGCATGGACGCCACGCTGCACACGGCCCGCACCGGGCTGCTCGCCTCTGACGGGCTGGTGCCGAGCAGCGGTGCCGTCAACGACCTGTGGGCCAAGGACACCTCCGACGACGACGGCGCCGAGCCGAACCCGTCGGGACAGCCGATGTGGGTGAGCGACGACATCTGGGTGCGCAACGACAACAACGGCATCGCGAACCAGGACCACCAGAACCCCGAGCACGGCTCGGGCACCACGTCGGTCTACGTGCGGGTGCGCAACCGCGGGTGCTCCGGCTCGTCGTCGGGCACGGTCCGTCTCTACTGGGCCAAGGCCTCGACGGGTCTGGCCTGGCCGGCGCCGTGGGACGGCAGCGTCACGTCGCCGGCGCTGATGGGCGACGAGATCGGGTCGGCGGCCGTGTCGGTCTCCGCGGGTGACGACGAGATCCTCGCGTTCCCGTGGTCCCCGCCGGACCCGGCCGACTACGCCTCGTTCGGTGCCGACCGCGGGCACTTCTGCCTGCTGGCCCGCATCGAGACCGGTCCGGCCCCGGACTTCGGGATGAGCTCACCCGAGACGGGCAACCTCTACGCGAACGTGCAGCAGAACAACAACATCGTCTGGAAGAACATCACCGTCGTCGACGAGGACACCGACGGGCGTGTCAGTGCCGCCATCGTCGCCAACTACGGGCGCGAGGCCACGAAGGTGCACGTGGTGTTCCGGGCCCCGCGGCGCGAGCGGTCGATGCTCGACTGGGGTGAGGTCTGGCTCGAGCCGACCGACGAGCTGCGCGAGCTGTGGAAGGCCAGCGGCGGTGAGTCCCAGGGGCTGGAGGAGATCGGCGACGGCCGCTTCCGCATCGTCGGGCGCAAGGCGTCGCTCGGCCCGATCGCCCTCGAGCCGGGCCAGCTGGGCGCCCTCGGGCTGCGGTTCGTGCCGACTCGCAAGGAGCGTCTCGGCGCCGGGATCGTCGCGCTCGACGTGTGGCAGATGGAGGCCGACCGAGGTGAGCCCGTCGGTGGGCAGCGCTTCGTCGTCAAGCTGCGGGCTGACCGGCGCGGGATCGTCCTCGACCAGCCCAAGGTGCGCCACGACGGCATCGGCTGGATCCGCCCGCGGTCTGCGAACCGCCTGGGCAGTCTGGTGGGGCGTGTCCTCGGAGGTGGCGGCGGCATCCGCGGCACCACCCACGGCGCGAGGGTCAACAGCAGGGGTGCGAGCAACAGCAGCGGCTCCGACTGCGACACCTGCCACTGA
- a CDS encoding App1 family protein, with product MPRPHAAAVLEDAYNERKSAMLRSRGWSTRIVPLTGYGSESQLRVFARVIMTRGEQDDPEEPTHAARLRAVELETRGWRAFLTTPAIDEVVTIRINERITTARTDRGGFIDLTVRGHGLTPGWHRIFVGSPNAQTIDVPVLVIGNDVTHGIVSDIDDTVLSTSLPRPMIAAWNTFLRSEGARKAVPGMATMYRELLAEHPEAPVIYLSTGAWNTSPWLTRFLRRNGYPKGPMLLTDWGPTNTGWFRSGQEHKHAQLHRLARELPHVKWLLIGDDGQHDPKIYTEFTSRKPGHVRGIAIRELSPGEQVLSHVIPVANDDLVPAPTEELDVPVVRAPDGYGLAPQVRAIWASDPADGPSAPGVSRG from the coding sequence ATGCCGCGACCACACGCCGCAGCAGTGCTCGAGGACGCCTACAACGAGCGCAAGTCCGCCATGCTCCGGTCACGGGGGTGGAGCACGCGGATCGTGCCGCTCACCGGGTACGGCAGCGAGTCGCAGCTGCGGGTGTTCGCCCGGGTGATCATGACCCGCGGTGAGCAGGACGACCCCGAGGAGCCGACGCACGCGGCGCGGCTGCGGGCGGTCGAGCTCGAGACGCGCGGGTGGCGGGCGTTCTTGACGACACCGGCGATCGACGAGGTCGTGACGATCCGGATCAACGAGCGGATCACCACGGCCCGCACGGACCGCGGCGGGTTCATCGACCTCACCGTGCGCGGCCACGGCCTGACCCCGGGATGGCACCGCATCTTCGTCGGGTCGCCGAACGCGCAGACCATCGACGTGCCGGTGCTCGTGATCGGCAACGACGTGACGCACGGGATCGTGTCCGACATCGACGACACGGTGCTCTCGACGTCGCTGCCGCGGCCGATGATCGCGGCGTGGAACACGTTCCTGCGGTCCGAGGGGGCCCGCAAGGCGGTGCCGGGCATGGCAACGATGTACCGCGAGCTGCTCGCCGAGCACCCGGAAGCGCCGGTCATCTACCTGTCGACGGGCGCGTGGAACACCTCGCCCTGGCTGACCCGGTTCCTGCGCCGCAACGGTTACCCGAAGGGGCCGATGCTGCTCACCGACTGGGGCCCGACGAACACCGGCTGGTTCCGGTCCGGGCAGGAGCACAAGCACGCCCAGCTGCACCGGTTGGCCCGCGAGCTGCCGCACGTGAAGTGGCTGCTCATCGGCGACGACGGGCAGCACGACCCGAAGATCTACACCGAGTTCACGTCGCGCAAACCCGGGCACGTGCGGGGCATCGCCATCCGCGAGCTGTCGCCGGGCGAGCAGGTACTCAGCCACGTCATCCCCGTCGCCAACGACGACCTCGTGCCGGCGCCCACCGAGGAGCTCGACGTGCCGGTGGTGCGGGCGCCCGACGGCTACGGGTTGGCCCCGCAGGTGCGGGCCATCTGGGCGAGTGATCCGGCTGACGGGCCGAGTGCGCCCGGCGTCAGCCGGGGGTAG
- a CDS encoding ZIP family metal transporter — MFEAAFWGLVGGASLIIGALLGLVLNVTHRTIGLVMGFGAGVLISAAAFELTMEAYEAAGGPAAAAGLIAGSATFFAGDWLIDRGGGHRRKSPVHGGMPHPRGLDTPAAATAGAATATTGGAALVLGALLDGIPESAAIGISLLGGAGVSTAMVVAVFLSNIPESMSASTGLRASGRSTTWILALWAGVTAASTISAVLGYALLGDAPHATMGFIQTFAAGAILTMVADTMVPEAVEHAGRLVGIVTVLGFAVSFFLSAA; from the coding sequence GTGTTCGAGGCTGCGTTCTGGGGTCTCGTCGGTGGTGCCTCGCTCATCATCGGCGCGCTGCTCGGGCTCGTCCTCAACGTCACGCACCGCACGATCGGGCTCGTCATGGGCTTCGGTGCCGGGGTGCTCATCAGTGCCGCCGCCTTCGAGCTCACCATGGAGGCTTACGAGGCGGCAGGTGGCCCGGCCGCGGCAGCTGGACTCATCGCCGGCTCGGCCACCTTCTTCGCGGGTGACTGGCTCATCGACCGCGGGGGCGGCCACCGCCGCAAGAGCCCCGTGCACGGCGGGATGCCACACCCGCGCGGCCTGGACACCCCTGCGGCAGCCACGGCCGGTGCCGCGACGGCGACCACGGGGGGAGCCGCTTTGGTGCTGGGAGCCCTGCTCGACGGCATCCCGGAGTCCGCGGCCATCGGCATCAGCCTGCTCGGTGGGGCCGGGGTGAGCACGGCCATGGTCGTCGCGGTCTTCCTCTCCAACATCCCCGAGTCGATGTCCGCGTCGACGGGGCTGCGCGCCTCGGGCCGGTCCACCACCTGGATCCTCGCCCTGTGGGCCGGGGTGACCGCGGCATCGACGATCTCGGCGGTGCTCGGCTACGCCCTGCTCGGCGACGCGCCGCACGCGACCATGGGATTCATCCAGACCTTCGCCGCCGGGGCGATCCTCACGATGGTCGCCGACACCATGGTTCCTGAGGCCGTCGAGCACGCTGGCCGGCTCGTCGGCATCGTCACCGTGCTCGGGTTCGCCGTGTCGTTCTTCCTCAGCGCCGCCTGA
- a CDS encoding peroxiredoxin — MSIRLGDIAPDFTADTTQGVLSFHDWKEGTWAVLFSHPADFTPVCTTELGRTAALSGEFAARNAKPIAVSVDSVEDHLRWAPDIAEVAGVDVDFPIIADEDRSVSQAYDMIHPGEGDTSTVRSVFLIDPSNTVRLTITYPKSVGRNFTEILRALDALQATDRAPISTPAEWVPGDRVIVAPTIATDDARERFANVDEVKPYLRFADAPA; from the coding sequence ATGAGCATCCGTCTCGGCGACATCGCCCCTGACTTCACCGCCGACACGACGCAGGGGGTGCTGTCCTTCCACGACTGGAAGGAGGGCACCTGGGCCGTGCTGTTCAGCCACCCGGCGGACTTCACCCCGGTCTGCACCACCGAGCTCGGCCGCACCGCTGCCCTGTCCGGTGAGTTCGCCGCCCGCAACGCCAAGCCGATCGCGGTGTCCGTCGACTCCGTCGAGGACCACCTGCGCTGGGCCCCGGACATCGCCGAGGTCGCCGGGGTCGACGTCGACTTCCCGATCATCGCCGACGAGGACCGCTCCGTCTCGCAGGCCTACGACATGATCCACCCGGGCGAGGGTGACACCTCGACCGTGCGCTCGGTCTTCCTCATCGACCCGAGCAACACGGTGCGCCTGACGATCACCTACCCGAAGTCGGTGGGTCGCAACTTCACCGAGATCCTGCGTGCGCTCGACGCCCTCCAGGCCACCGACCGGGCGCCGATCTCCACCCCGGCCGAGTGGGTTCCCGGCGACCGCGTCATCGTGGCGCCGACCATCGCCACCGACGACGCGCGTGAGCGCTTCGCCAACGTCGACGAGGTCAAGCCCTACCTGCGCTTCGCCGACGCCCCGGCCTGA
- a CDS encoding ATP-binding protein, whose product MDPIRNPYAPGAGQRPPELAGRDEQLDAFDIVLERVARGRPERSIVLTGLRGVGKTVLLNALRSAAVRAGWGTGKLEARPDQSLRRPLASAVHQAVRELGPAGGAGDHALGVVKAFSQREPASGGTTRGGATRGAAKLRDRWNPGITVPAVTGRADSGDIEIDLVELLSDLGGMASDTGRGIAIFIDEMQDLMPDDVSALCAACHELSQSRLPVIVVGAGLPHLPAVLSASKSYSERLFRYSRIDRLDRDAADAALTLPAEDEGAAFTPEALDAMYDATGGYPYFIQAYGKAVWDRATASPMTAADVAVAAPEAEAELAVGFFGSRFERATPGEREYLRAMADVAVELGDDSDAVPTADVAAHLGRKPQSLSPARDALLKKGLIYSGERGRIAFTVPHFGRYLRENA is encoded by the coding sequence GTGGACCCGATCAGGAACCCGTACGCCCCCGGTGCAGGTCAGCGACCGCCCGAGCTCGCCGGTCGTGACGAGCAGCTCGACGCGTTCGACATCGTGCTCGAACGGGTGGCCCGCGGGCGGCCCGAGCGCTCGATCGTGCTCACCGGGCTGCGGGGCGTCGGCAAGACCGTGCTGCTCAACGCCCTGCGCTCGGCCGCGGTGCGCGCAGGCTGGGGCACCGGCAAGCTCGAGGCGCGGCCCGACCAGTCGCTGCGCCGGCCGCTCGCCTCGGCCGTGCACCAGGCCGTGCGCGAGCTCGGCCCGGCCGGTGGGGCGGGGGACCACGCACTCGGGGTGGTCAAGGCGTTTTCCCAGCGCGAGCCCGCCAGCGGGGGCACCACCCGTGGGGGCGCCACCCGCGGGGCCGCGAAGCTGCGTGACCGCTGGAACCCGGGCATCACCGTGCCCGCGGTCACCGGGCGGGCCGACTCCGGCGACATCGAGATCGACCTCGTCGAGCTGCTGAGCGACCTCGGTGGCATGGCCTCCGACACCGGCCGCGGCATCGCGATCTTCATCGACGAGATGCAGGACCTCATGCCCGACGACGTCTCCGCTCTGTGTGCGGCCTGCCACGAGCTGTCGCAGTCGCGGCTGCCGGTCATCGTCGTCGGCGCCGGTCTGCCGCACCTGCCCGCCGTGTTGTCGGCGTCGAAGTCGTACTCGGAGAGGCTCTTTCGCTACTCGCGCATCGACCGCCTCGATCGGGATGCCGCGGACGCCGCCCTCACGCTCCCCGCCGAGGACGAGGGTGCGGCCTTCACCCCCGAGGCCCTCGACGCGATGTACGACGCCACCGGCGGCTACCCCTACTTCATCCAGGCCTATGGCAAGGCGGTCTGGGACCGGGCCACGGCATCCCCGATGACGGCGGCCGATGTCGCCGTGGCGGCTCCCGAGGCCGAGGCCGAGCTGGCCGTCGGGTTCTTCGGCTCGCGCTTCGAGCGGGCGACGCCGGGGGAGCGCGAGTACCTGCGCGCGATGGCTGATGTCGCGGTCGAACTTGGCGACGATTCGGATGCCGTGCCCACGGCCGACGTCGCGGCGCACCTCGGGCGCAAACCGCAGTCGTTGTCGCCGGCGCGTGACGCATTGCTGAAGAAGGGGCTGATCTACTCGGGGGAGCGCGGGCGGATCGCGTTCACCGTGCCCCACTTCGGGCGCTACCTGCGTGAGAACGCCTGA